From Caulobacter segnis, a single genomic window includes:
- the xth gene encoding exodeoxyribonuclease III, translated as MRIATWNVNSVNARLENVLAWFEAEAPDVAVLQEIKCVDEKFPAEAFERLGYNVVVHGQKTYNGVALLSKFPVEDVRKGLPFLSEDEVDEQSRYVEAVIGAPVPFRVVGIYLPNGNPIGTEKFDYKLAWMRRLHAHAQALLAFEEPLVILGDYNVIPEAQDVANPEAWLGDALFQPESRAAFRALKNLGLTDGYMQVDGAPGGYTFWDYQAGAWQRNLGIRIDHLLLSSQAADRLTDVVIHRDERDKEKPSDHVPVVGHFRV; from the coding sequence ATGCGCATCGCCACCTGGAACGTCAATTCGGTTAATGCCCGCCTGGAGAATGTCCTGGCCTGGTTCGAGGCCGAAGCGCCCGACGTCGCGGTGCTGCAGGAGATCAAGTGCGTCGACGAGAAGTTCCCGGCCGAGGCCTTCGAGCGGCTCGGCTATAACGTCGTCGTCCACGGCCAGAAGACCTACAACGGCGTGGCCCTGCTCTCGAAGTTTCCGGTCGAGGATGTCCGCAAGGGCCTGCCCTTCCTGTCCGAGGACGAGGTCGACGAGCAGTCGCGCTATGTCGAGGCGGTGATCGGCGCGCCGGTCCCGTTCCGGGTGGTCGGTATCTACCTGCCCAATGGCAATCCGATCGGCACCGAGAAGTTCGACTACAAGCTGGCGTGGATGCGCCGTCTGCACGCCCACGCCCAGGCCCTGCTGGCCTTCGAGGAACCGCTGGTCATCCTGGGCGACTACAACGTCATTCCCGAGGCGCAGGACGTGGCCAATCCCGAGGCCTGGCTGGGCGACGCCCTGTTCCAGCCGGAGAGCCGTGCCGCGTTCCGGGCCCTCAAGAACCTGGGCTTGACCGACGGCTACATGCAGGTCGACGGCGCGCCGGGCGGCTACACCTTCTGGGACTACCAGGCCGGCGCCTGGCAGCGGAATCTCGGGATTCGCATCGACCACCTGCTGCTGTCGTCGCAAGCCGCCGATCGCCTGACCGACGTCGTCATCCACCGTGACGAGCGCGACAAGGAAAAGCCCTCGGACCATGTTCCGGTCGTCGGCCACTTCAGGGTCTAG
- a CDS encoding Gfo/Idh/MocA family protein: MIQDLKAGVVGAGVFGGYHAKKYVELKGVTLVGVYDVDLARAEALAGPLGAQAFDGIDAFLAAVDVVTVAAPAVHHAAPALAALKAGKPVYSEKPLAVSPEDADRMVAAAAKAGVPLACGHQERVVFQAMGLLDIPEQPLRLEAVRRGTPSDRNLDVSVVLDLMIHDIDLALALCDGQPIAVEGEGAITRSTSLDWVKAEATFDNGFTAVFDSSRVAEARERTMKVVYPSGEVEIDFLARTFRNTTPFPLIENFTETPAGKDPLGLSVAGFLKAVRGEAPRPVVTGEEAARALDLALAVEQAAEG; this comes from the coding sequence ATGATCCAGGACTTGAAGGCAGGCGTCGTCGGCGCCGGTGTGTTCGGCGGCTATCACGCCAAGAAGTACGTCGAGCTGAAAGGGGTGACCCTGGTTGGCGTCTACGACGTCGACCTCGCGCGCGCCGAGGCGCTGGCGGGTCCGCTGGGCGCCCAGGCCTTCGACGGCATCGACGCCTTCCTGGCCGCCGTCGACGTGGTCACCGTCGCCGCGCCGGCCGTCCATCACGCCGCGCCCGCCCTGGCGGCGCTGAAGGCGGGCAAGCCGGTCTATTCGGAAAAGCCTCTGGCCGTATCGCCCGAGGACGCCGACCGGATGGTCGCCGCGGCGGCCAAGGCCGGGGTGCCGCTGGCTTGCGGCCACCAGGAGCGCGTGGTGTTCCAGGCCATGGGCCTGCTGGACATCCCCGAGCAGCCGCTGCGCCTCGAGGCGGTCCGTCGCGGCACGCCGTCCGACCGCAACCTCGACGTCTCGGTGGTGCTGGACCTGATGATCCACGACATCGACCTGGCTCTGGCGCTCTGCGACGGCCAGCCGATCGCGGTGGAAGGCGAGGGGGCGATCACCCGCTCGACCTCGCTCGATTGGGTCAAGGCCGAGGCCACCTTCGACAACGGCTTCACGGCCGTCTTCGACAGCTCCCGCGTGGCCGAAGCCCGCGAGCGGACGATGAAGGTCGTCTATCCCTCGGGCGAGGTCGAGATCGACTTCCTGGCCCGCACCTTCCGCAATACCACCCCGTTCCCGCTGATCGAGAACTTCACCGAGACCCCGGCCGGCAAGGACCCGCTGGGCCTTTCGGTGGCCGGCTTCCTCAAGGCCGTTCGCGGCGAGGCTCCTCGGCCCGTGGTGACCGGCGAAGAGGCGGCGCGGGCGCTGGACCTGGCCCTGGCCGTCGAGCAGGCGGCGGAAGGTTAG
- a CDS encoding alpha/beta hydrolase produces the protein MARQLLFVQGAGAGAYDDWDSKLVSSLARKLGPIVEIRYPRMPDEADPRFSVWSSALTQEIDKLSEGAMLVGHSIGGTVLIHHLARMPPKIELAGVFLIAAPFIGNGGWPSDEISSTSDLGAKLPRIPIHLYQGDADDTVPPHHADLYAAAIPAAILHRLERRDHQLNDDMSEVAADILALL, from the coding sequence ATGGCGCGCCAGCTTCTGTTCGTCCAAGGCGCTGGCGCTGGCGCGTACGACGATTGGGACAGCAAGCTGGTCAGTAGCCTGGCCCGCAAGCTCGGCCCCATTGTGGAAATCCGTTATCCACGGATGCCGGACGAGGCGGACCCTCGGTTCTCGGTGTGGAGCTCCGCGCTCACACAAGAGATCGACAAGCTGAGCGAGGGCGCGATGCTCGTCGGTCACTCGATCGGCGGGACGGTGCTCATTCATCACCTCGCCCGAATGCCGCCGAAAATTGAATTGGCGGGCGTCTTTCTGATCGCCGCGCCGTTCATCGGAAACGGCGGGTGGCCAAGCGACGAGATCTCCTCCACGTCTGACCTCGGCGCCAAGCTTCCGCGAATTCCCATTCATCTGTACCAGGGCGATGCGGATGACACCGTCCCGCCGCACCATGCGGATCTTTACGCGGCGGCGATTCCGGCGGCGATCCTCCACCGGTTGGAGCGGCGAGACCACCAGCTGAACGATGACATGTCCGAAGTCGCCGCCGACATCCTCGCGCTGCTTTGA
- a CDS encoding copper-binding protein has product MNFRYFVAAITILGLAACGKASQEAPSHPAAVQAMPSTESLPAYDAQGVISSLDGQILTLDHDGASTAGLKPGRDQFKVYADVIAEAPITPGARVKFQFKKTPTGLEVSKLEPRD; this is encoded by the coding sequence ATGAATTTTCGATATTTTGTCGCCGCGATCACTATCCTGGGCCTCGCCGCGTGCGGAAAAGCTTCACAGGAAGCTCCGTCACATCCGGCCGCCGTTCAGGCCATGCCGTCGACGGAATCGCTGCCGGCCTATGACGCCCAGGGGGTGATTTCGAGCCTCGATGGCCAGATTCTCACGCTCGATCACGACGGCGCGAGCACTGCGGGCCTCAAGCCGGGACGCGACCAGTTCAAGGTCTATGCGGATGTGATCGCCGAGGCGCCGATCACGCCGGGCGCGCGGGTGAAGTTCCAGTTCAAGAAGACGCCGACGGGGCTCGAGGTTTCGAAGCTCGAACCCCGCGACTGA
- a CDS encoding LysE family translocator: protein MPHEAWPVDPGAIAPFLAAVVLIELTPGPNMGYLAGLSAVEGRRAGLVTVAGITCGLLVYMLASVAGVTQVLGAHRPLYELLRWAGVAYIAWLALDAWRGGERAETAPGRVTDWTLFRKGLLANLLNPKAALFYVTLLPGFVQPGHASPTTQALILGGIHILVSVAVHGGIVLSSDGLARRIAALGDGVRARRIFAVALLATAVWIAFETRLRG, encoded by the coding sequence ATGCCGCACGAGGCCTGGCCCGTCGATCCCGGAGCGATCGCGCCGTTCCTGGCGGCGGTGGTCCTGATCGAGCTGACGCCGGGTCCCAACATGGGCTACCTGGCCGGGCTCTCGGCCGTCGAGGGTCGCCGCGCGGGCCTGGTCACCGTGGCCGGGATCACCTGTGGCCTGCTGGTCTACATGCTGGCCTCGGTGGCGGGGGTGACCCAGGTCCTGGGCGCGCATCGTCCGCTGTACGAACTGCTGCGCTGGGCCGGCGTGGCCTATATCGCGTGGCTGGCGCTGGACGCCTGGCGCGGCGGCGAGCGCGCCGAGACGGCGCCCGGCCGCGTCACGGACTGGACCCTGTTCCGCAAGGGACTGTTGGCCAACCTCCTGAACCCGAAGGCGGCGCTGTTCTACGTGACCTTGCTGCCGGGGTTCGTGCAGCCGGGGCACGCCTCGCCCACGACCCAGGCCCTGATCCTGGGCGGCATCCACATCCTGGTCAGCGTCGCCGTACACGGCGGCATCGTGCTGTCGTCCGACGGCCTGGCCCGGCGGATCGCCGCCCTGGGCGACGGCGTCCGGGCGCGGCGGATCTTCGCGGTCGCCCTGCTGGCCACCGCCGTCTGGATCGCTTTCGAGACCCGCCTCAGAGGCTGA
- the erpA gene encoding iron-sulfur cluster insertion protein ErpA encodes MTQTDLTLSENAARRIKAIASSEGRPLMLRVAVDGGGCSGFQYRFDLVDTVEDDDLKVERDDAVALVDVVSLALLKGSEIDFVDELAGAEFRVRNPNAKSSCGCGVSFSI; translated from the coding sequence ATGACCCAAACAGACTTAACGCTTTCCGAAAACGCCGCCCGTCGGATCAAGGCCATCGCCAGCAGCGAGGGCAGACCGCTGATGCTGCGCGTCGCTGTCGACGGCGGCGGTTGCTCCGGCTTCCAGTACCGCTTCGACTTGGTCGACACCGTCGAGGACGACGACCTGAAGGTCGAGCGCGACGACGCCGTGGCCCTGGTCGACGTCGTCTCCCTGGCCCTGCTGAAGGGTTCGGAGATCGACTTCGTCGACGAGTTGGCCGGCGCGGAGTTCCGGGTGCGCAATCCGAACGCCAAGTCCAGCTGCGGCTGCGGGGTCAGCTTCTCGATCTAG
- a CDS encoding potassium transporter Kup, producing the protein MALGSVGVVFGDIGTSPLYAFRDALAEAARDGLVRPEIMGVLSLALWALILVVTVKYVLFLMRASNKGEGGVLSLMALAQQGAAGRTGLIFALGAIGAALFYGDGVITPAVSVLSAVEGLKSVKGFEHWFGTQEVIVVSLVILTALFSFQAKGTAKVAGIFGPIMVCWFLCLGALGVWHIKDDPSVLGALSPTYAIYFLAHHGLTGFLVMGAVFLTVTGAEALTADMGHFGRGPIQLSWFGLALPMLALNYFGQAALASKALTAAEAAGTALPNADWFFLMAPHQWRLALVLFSGVATVIASQAVITGAFSLTQQAIQLGLLPRMDIKITSKTEAGQIYVAPINWLLFVGVVLVVLSFRSSSALAHAYGISVTGTMVVTTMLAYIVVRHVWKWRLATALALIVPLLLLDLTFFSANLLKVLTGGWAPLALGAGLCLLMSIFVTATERLRAKLSKDGLPFSDFREMILRRSTTSTPGTAVFLTSDPDTTPPALMHSLKHFKVLHERNVLLTIVNETRPYVPEAERIETKALDDRWWLISLRYGYMESPNIPQALAACRKQGLKFDIMSTSFFVSRRTIVPSTASDALPSWKRKLFTFLTRNAADPTTFFHLPPGRVVELGTQVSL; encoded by the coding sequence TTGGCGCTGGGCAGCGTGGGCGTGGTGTTCGGCGACATCGGCACCAGCCCCCTCTACGCCTTCCGCGACGCGCTGGCCGAGGCCGCCCGCGATGGCCTGGTCCGTCCCGAGATCATGGGCGTGTTGTCCCTGGCCCTGTGGGCGCTGATCCTGGTCGTGACGGTCAAATACGTCCTGTTCCTGATGCGCGCCTCCAACAAGGGCGAAGGCGGGGTGCTATCGCTGATGGCCCTGGCCCAGCAGGGCGCGGCGGGCCGCACCGGCCTGATCTTCGCCCTCGGCGCCATCGGCGCGGCCCTGTTCTACGGCGACGGCGTCATCACCCCTGCGGTGTCGGTGCTGTCGGCGGTCGAGGGCCTGAAGTCGGTCAAGGGCTTCGAGCACTGGTTCGGCACGCAGGAAGTCATCGTCGTCAGCCTGGTGATCCTGACCGCCCTGTTCAGCTTCCAGGCCAAGGGCACGGCCAAGGTGGCCGGCATCTTCGGCCCGATCATGGTCTGCTGGTTCCTGTGCCTGGGCGCTCTGGGCGTCTGGCATATCAAGGACGACCCCAGCGTGCTGGGCGCGCTCTCGCCGACCTACGCCATCTATTTCCTGGCCCACCACGGCCTGACAGGCTTCCTGGTCATGGGCGCGGTGTTCTTGACCGTGACCGGGGCCGAGGCCCTGACCGCCGACATGGGCCACTTCGGGCGTGGCCCGATCCAGCTGTCGTGGTTCGGTCTGGCCCTGCCGATGCTGGCCCTGAACTATTTCGGCCAGGCCGCCCTGGCCTCTAAGGCCCTGACCGCCGCCGAGGCCGCGGGGACCGCCCTGCCCAACGCCGACTGGTTTTTCCTGATGGCCCCGCACCAGTGGCGGCTGGCCCTCGTCCTGTTCTCGGGCGTCGCCACCGTTATCGCCAGCCAGGCGGTGATCACCGGGGCCTTCTCCCTGACCCAGCAAGCCATCCAGTTGGGCCTGCTGCCCCGCATGGACATCAAGATCACCTCTAAGACCGAGGCCGGCCAGATCTATGTCGCCCCGATCAACTGGCTGCTGTTCGTCGGCGTCGTGCTGGTGGTGCTGTCGTTCCGCTCGTCCTCGGCCCTGGCTCACGCCTACGGGATCTCGGTGACCGGCACGATGGTCGTGACCACCATGCTGGCCTACATCGTCGTGCGCCACGTCTGGAAATGGCGCCTGGCCACCGCCCTGGCGCTGATCGTGCCCCTCCTGCTCCTGGACCTGACCTTCTTCAGCGCCAACCTGCTGAAGGTGCTGACCGGCGGCTGGGCCCCGCTGGCCCTGGGCGCGGGCCTGTGCCTGCTGATGTCGATCTTCGTCACCGCCACCGAACGCCTGCGCGCCAAGCTCAGCAAGGACGGCCTGCCGTTCAGCGATTTCCGCGAGATGATCCTGCGTCGCTCGACGACCTCGACGCCGGGCACCGCCGTGTTTCTGACCTCGGACCCGGACACCACCCCGCCGGCCCTGATGCACAGCCTCAAGCACTTCAAGGTGCTGCACGAGCGCAACGTGCTGCTGACCATCGTCAACGAGACTCGCCCCTACGTACCCGAGGCCGAGCGGATCGAGACCAAAGCCCTCGACGACCGCTGGTGGCTGATCTCGCTGCGCTACGGTTACATGGAGAGCCCGAACATCCCGCAGGCCCTGGCCGCCTGCCGCAAGCAGGGCCTGAAGTTCGACATCATGAGCACGTCGTTCTTCGTCAGCCGCCGCACGATCGTGCCGTCGACGGCCAGCGACGCCCTGCCCAGTTGGAAGCGCAAGCTGTTCACCTTCCTGACCCGCAACGCCGCCGACCCGACCACCTTCTTCCACCTGCCGCCCGGGCGGGTGGTCGAGCTGGGGACCCAGGTCAGCCTCTGA
- a CDS encoding NADP-dependent oxidoreductase, with protein sequence MTTSREIRLKSRPVGLPKASDFELATVELPAPGDGEVQVKNLWMSVDPYMRGRMYDRPSYVPPFQIGQALQGGAIGEITASNDPDFKPGDVVSSMFGWREGFNANPKALAAAGMGAITKIDTQGVPPQAFLGVAGMPGMTAYAGLLRVAALKDGDVVFVSAAAGAVGSVVCQIAKLKGHTVIGSAGGPEKVAFLKSIGVDHVIDYKATPDVVAELAKVAPKGIDVYFENVGGVHLEAALNSARPFARFALCGMISQYNETGKPEGPPNIILAVGKSLRLEGFIVSNHYDLYPQFAKDMGEWIKAGKIKWNETVEEGVERAPDAFLKLFSGENLGKMLVKLA encoded by the coding sequence ATGACCACGTCGCGCGAAATCCGCCTGAAGAGCCGTCCCGTGGGCCTGCCCAAGGCCTCCGACTTCGAACTGGCGACCGTCGAGCTGCCGGCGCCGGGCGACGGCGAGGTGCAGGTGAAGAACCTCTGGATGTCGGTCGATCCGTACATGCGCGGCCGCATGTACGACCGTCCCAGCTATGTGCCGCCGTTCCAGATCGGCCAGGCCCTGCAGGGCGGCGCGATTGGCGAGATCACCGCTTCCAACGACCCCGACTTCAAGCCGGGCGACGTCGTCAGCTCGATGTTCGGCTGGCGCGAGGGCTTCAACGCCAATCCCAAGGCGCTGGCCGCCGCCGGCATGGGCGCCATCACCAAGATCGACACCCAGGGCGTCCCGCCCCAGGCCTTCCTGGGCGTGGCCGGCATGCCGGGCATGACGGCCTATGCGGGCTTGCTACGCGTGGCGGCGCTGAAGGACGGCGATGTGGTCTTCGTCTCGGCCGCCGCCGGCGCGGTGGGCTCGGTCGTCTGCCAGATCGCCAAGCTGAAGGGCCATACCGTGATCGGCTCGGCCGGCGGCCCGGAGAAGGTGGCGTTCCTGAAGTCGATCGGCGTCGACCACGTGATCGACTACAAGGCCACGCCCGACGTCGTCGCCGAACTGGCCAAGGTCGCCCCCAAGGGCATCGACGTCTATTTCGAGAACGTCGGCGGCGTGCACCTGGAGGCAGCCCTGAACTCGGCCCGCCCGTTCGCCCGCTTCGCCCTATGCGGGATGATCTCGCAATACAATGAGACCGGTAAGCCCGAGGGCCCGCCGAACATCATCCTGGCCGTGGGCAAGAGCCTGCGCCTGGAGGGCTTCATCGTCTCGAACCACTACGACCTCTACCCGCAGTTCGCCAAGGACATGGGCGAGTGGATCAAGGCCGGGAAGATCAAGTGGAACGAGACCGTCGAGGAAGGCGTCGAGCGCGCTCCAGACGCGTTCCTCAAGCTGTTCTCTGGCGAGAACCTCGGGAAGATGCTGGTGAAGCTGGCCTAG